A window from Rhizobium sp. BG4 encodes these proteins:
- a CDS encoding iron ABC transporter permease — protein MKANGIGGTAPAAWLATAGLILVVAVPFVAVVLQGIFPELGQGSFASPFSSLYATLADSSLIRMGGNTILLGACVVLASALVAVPLGVFRALYRIPFATFWDVVLLVPFMIPPYIATLGWIMTLQPRGYLEQLAGFNLAPYLFSLFGMTVVMAFNTFPVVYFAVSRTVEAVGARYADVGRVFGASPARAFWRITLPLSAPGLTASLMLVFAAAIEEYGTPAALGRRAGFQVLVTGIDLRVTDWPIDLPGAAILSLVLVGMSLATFLLQRWILARRSYQTVSGKPMAKDKRPLGAMKVPVMIGFAVVAFLATGVPLLAILATALARTISGGLALDNVSLDNFIAVFSNSAGAVTALINSFSLGIGTAVITGLVGVTAAYTVVKTKMHGRMVIDIMTILPNALPGIVVAVGLILAWNMPGLPFTPYNTGFILLLAYCCILLPQPVRYTAAAFQQIGDNLEAAARVCGASSIAAFRRILLPLVFPSLASSMLLVFALASRELVASVVVAPVGMQTIATFIWRQFEQGSIGLGMAMAFIAICITTLLPLILMRLMRRGNIVAD, from the coding sequence ATGAAAGCGAACGGCATCGGCGGCACGGCTCCGGCCGCCTGGCTGGCAACAGCGGGTCTCATCCTCGTCGTTGCCGTTCCCTTCGTCGCCGTGGTGCTGCAAGGCATCTTCCCCGAACTCGGACAGGGCTCGTTTGCGAGCCCTTTCTCCTCGCTCTACGCGACGCTTGCCGATAGCTCGCTGATCCGCATGGGCGGCAATACCATCCTGCTCGGCGCCTGCGTCGTTCTCGCCTCCGCGCTCGTCGCCGTGCCGCTCGGCGTCTTCCGCGCGCTCTACCGCATTCCCTTCGCAACCTTCTGGGATGTGGTGCTGCTCGTGCCCTTCATGATCCCGCCCTATATCGCCACGCTCGGCTGGATCATGACGCTGCAGCCGCGCGGCTATCTCGAGCAGCTCGCCGGCTTCAATCTGGCGCCCTACCTCTTCTCGCTGTTCGGCATGACCGTCGTCATGGCCTTCAACACATTTCCGGTCGTCTATTTCGCCGTGTCGCGCACCGTGGAGGCCGTCGGCGCCCGCTATGCCGATGTCGGCCGTGTCTTTGGAGCGAGCCCGGCACGTGCCTTCTGGCGCATCACGCTGCCGCTCTCGGCGCCCGGCCTCACCGCAAGCCTGATGCTTGTTTTTGCAGCCGCGATCGAGGAATACGGCACGCCCGCAGCACTCGGCCGCCGCGCCGGATTCCAGGTGCTGGTGACCGGCATCGATCTGCGCGTCACCGACTGGCCGATCGATCTTCCGGGGGCGGCGATCCTGTCGCTGGTGCTGGTCGGCATGTCGCTCGCCACCTTCCTGCTGCAGCGCTGGATCCTGGCGCGCCGCTCCTATCAGACCGTCAGCGGCAAGCCGATGGCGAAGGACAAGCGTCCGCTCGGCGCGATGAAAGTCCCCGTCATGATCGGCTTTGCCGTCGTCGCTTTCCTGGCGACGGGCGTGCCGCTCCTGGCGATCCTGGCGACGGCGCTGGCGCGGACGATCTCCGGCGGTCTGGCGCTCGATAATGTCAGCCTCGACAATTTCATCGCAGTCTTCAGCAATAGCGCAGGCGCGGTGACGGCGCTGATCAACAGCTTCTCGCTCGGCATCGGTACGGCAGTCATCACCGGCCTCGTCGGCGTCACTGCCGCCTATACGGTCGTGAAGACGAAGATGCATGGGCGCATGGTAATCGACATCATGACCATCCTGCCGAATGCGCTTCCGGGCATCGTCGTCGCCGTCGGCCTCATCCTCGCCTGGAACATGCCGGGCCTGCCGTTCACGCCTTACAATACCGGCTTCATCCTGCTGCTCGCCTATTGCTGCATCCTGCTGCCGCAGCCGGTGCGTTACACCGCCGCCGCCTTCCAGCAGATCGGCGACAACCTGGAAGCGGCCGCCCGCGTCTGCGGCGCCAGCAGCATCGCCGCCTTCCGCCGCATCCTGCTGCCGCTGGTTTTCCCGAGTCTTGCGTCGTCTATGCTGCTGGTCTTCGCGCTTGCCTCGCGTGAGCTCGTCGCATCGGTCGTGGTCGCCCCTGTCGGCATGCAGACCATCGCCACTTTCATCTGGCGTCAGTTCGAGCAGGGTTCGATCGGCCTCGGCATGGCCATGGCCTTTATCGCCATCTGCATAACGACGCTCTTGCCGCTCATCCTCATGCGGCTGATGCGCCGGGGAAATATCGTCGCCGATTAA
- a CDS encoding glycosyltransferase family 4 protein → MRIAFYAPLKSPDHPVPSGDRLMARLLMQALELAGHEVELVSSFRNFAATPEAAAVLEEGRQAELLRLRQKFAAGSRPDLWFCYHPYYKSPDPFGPALAAEFGFAYVTAETSYSPKRDHGPWQPYQALVAESIRTAAVNIAMTERDRLGVVSAIPKARTASLAPFIDPKLFVAPPAGENPKRLIAVAMMRPGDKMQSYERLAAALGEIESADWTLSIVGHGPERAAVEALFARFEPGRIEWQGERSAEEVAALLGQSGIYVWPGCGEAYGLAYLEAQAAGLPVVAENTAGVPAVIENGRSGVLTAEGDIAAYGQAIRDLLEQPERRRTMGEAARRFVLEERSIATAAKALDGILKQHAGVK, encoded by the coding sequence ATGCGCATTGCATTCTACGCTCCGCTGAAATCCCCGGATCATCCTGTACCATCGGGGGATCGGCTGATGGCGCGGCTCCTGATGCAGGCGCTCGAGCTTGCCGGTCACGAGGTCGAGCTCGTCTCGTCGTTCAGAAATTTCGCCGCTACGCCGGAGGCGGCAGCCGTGCTCGAAGAGGGACGTCAGGCCGAACTCTTGCGGCTGAGGCAGAAATTCGCGGCGGGCAGCAGGCCCGATCTCTGGTTCTGCTATCACCCCTATTACAAGTCGCCCGATCCGTTCGGCCCGGCACTCGCCGCGGAGTTCGGCTTCGCCTATGTCACGGCCGAAACCTCCTATTCGCCGAAGCGCGATCATGGCCCCTGGCAGCCATATCAGGCGCTCGTCGCCGAGAGCATCCGGACGGCCGCGGTCAATATCGCAATGACGGAGCGCGACCGGCTGGGTGTTGTGAGCGCAATCCCCAAAGCACGCACGGCTTCGCTTGCGCCCTTTATCGATCCCAAGCTCTTTGTGGCTCCGCCTGCCGGAGAGAATCCGAAGCGCCTGATCGCGGTCGCGATGATGCGTCCCGGCGACAAGATGCAGAGCTATGAGCGGCTTGCCGCCGCACTGGGCGAGATCGAGTCCGCGGACTGGACGCTGTCGATCGTCGGCCACGGACCCGAGAGGGCGGCTGTCGAAGCCCTGTTTGCCAGGTTCGAGCCCGGGCGGATCGAATGGCAAGGTGAGCGCAGTGCCGAAGAGGTGGCGGCGTTGCTCGGCCAATCCGGCATCTATGTCTGGCCGGGATGCGGCGAGGCCTATGGTCTTGCCTATCTCGAGGCGCAGGCTGCAGGCCTCCCCGTCGTCGCGGAAAATACGGCCGGTGTTCCGGCAGTGATCGAAAACGGCCGCAGCGGCGTATTGACAGCAGAGGGCGATATCGCCGCTTATGGTCAGGCCATCCGCGATCTCCTGGAGCAGCCGGAGAGACGGCGGACGATGGGAGAGGCGGCGCGCCGCTTCGTGCTGGAAGAGCGCTCGATCGCGACAGCGGCCAAGGCGCTCGACGGCATATTGAAACAACATGCAGGAGTGAAGTGA
- a CDS encoding ABC transporter substrate-binding protein, which produces MFKSLKNITFGVVAAALMAGVAHADVTVYTAGPQSLIDKLSAGFTKQTGVKVNVFQATTGKVMARIEAEAANPVVDVVISASWDTANDFAKRGWLVNYSSPNAAKVPDFLKSEGAVAQGISALGIVWNSKSGTPKPSEWADLTKPEYKDLVNIPDPAQSGSSFELTAALAGQDSWKLFKDLKANGAIIAGANADALNPVLQGAKAVVFGAVDYIALAAQKKGENIEVVFPASGTVIAPRPAMIMNWSKNQDDAKKFIDYMLSDEGQALVAGEMLMPSRTDVAASRPLISDLKLLKYDSAAVYGKRKETLKTFADLYGAK; this is translated from the coding sequence ATGTTTAAGTCTTTGAAGAACATCACTTTTGGCGTTGTTGCCGCCGCCCTGATGGCCGGCGTCGCCCACGCTGACGTTACCGTTTACACCGCTGGCCCGCAGAGCCTGATCGACAAGCTGTCGGCTGGCTTCACCAAGCAGACGGGTGTCAAGGTCAATGTTTTCCAGGCAACGACCGGCAAGGTCATGGCCCGTATCGAAGCCGAAGCCGCCAATCCGGTTGTCGACGTCGTCATCTCGGCTTCCTGGGATACGGCAAACGATTTCGCCAAGCGCGGCTGGCTCGTCAACTATTCCAGCCCGAACGCTGCCAAGGTTCCCGACTTCCTGAAGTCCGAAGGCGCCGTCGCGCAGGGCATTTCGGCTCTCGGCATCGTCTGGAACTCCAAGAGCGGCACGCCGAAGCCTTCCGAATGGGCTGACCTGACGAAGCCGGAATACAAGGACCTCGTCAACATTCCGGATCCGGCCCAGTCCGGCTCGTCCTTCGAACTGACGGCGGCTCTCGCCGGCCAGGACAGCTGGAAGCTCTTCAAGGATCTGAAGGCTAACGGCGCGATCATCGCCGGTGCCAATGCTGACGCCCTGAACCCGGTTCTCCAGGGTGCGAAGGCCGTCGTCTTCGGCGCTGTCGACTACATCGCTCTCGCTGCGCAGAAGAAGGGCGAGAACATCGAAGTCGTGTTCCCGGCATCCGGCACCGTCATCGCGCCGCGCCCGGCCATGATCATGAACTGGTCCAAGAACCAGGACGACGCCAAGAAGTTCATCGACTACATGCTGTCCGATGAAGGCCAGGCTCTCGTTGCCGGCGAAATGCTGATGCCGTCGCGCACCGACGTTGCCGCCAGCCGTCCGCTGATCAGCGACCTGAAGCTGCTGAAGTACGATTCGGCTGCCGTCTACGGCAAGCGCAAGGAAACGCTGAAGACCTTCGCCGATCTCTACGGCGCCAAGTAA
- a CDS encoding adenylate/guanylate cyclase domain-containing protein codes for MAVADTGFFTERNIRRARLGAGLVMFVFVTLHLSNHAVGLISVNAADDARRLFMIPWRNPVGTVVLYTAIFIHMALALRSLYIRRSLVMPKGELAQIALGLAIPLIIMDHVIGTRVVHELYNYVDNYETIVRLLWITSPGNGVRQALAVVIVWTHGCIGLHYWLRYRPWYQAFSPLLLALAILLPVLALLGFVEMGRTIAEPDYEGLVDTGRYQENLNSRYYSDPDAQRQIAMIRAGLYGGFSLALLTVVLARSRRRWKEATDQIAVHYPAGETIKVPRGFTVLEASRLGGVPHYSVCGGKGQCSTCRVQILSDYEGLPPPDKMEQTTLKRINAAPDVRLACQLRPNHDLTVVPLLIPATEAALPANTQETSPGRERDIAVLFCDMRNFTTLTEPRLPFDIVFLLNRYFALVGKAVEQAGGRVDKFIGDGAMALFGINTSPEEGCRQALRAAATIAEEIEKLGEELAHELSIPLHIAIGIHTGPAVVGTMGYGRVRSLTAVGDTVNVASRLEHAAKEFDAAIVISEPVAELAGADMEGIESHEISVRGRALPLKVYVISKDKAAQPLQGKA; via the coding sequence ATGGCGGTCGCAGACACAGGCTTTTTTACGGAACGGAACATCCGGCGCGCGCGCCTCGGCGCCGGTCTCGTGATGTTTGTTTTCGTGACGCTGCACCTCTCCAATCACGCGGTCGGGCTGATTTCGGTCAACGCTGCTGACGATGCCCGCCGCCTGTTCATGATTCCCTGGCGCAATCCCGTCGGCACCGTGGTGCTCTATACCGCGATCTTCATCCACATGGCTCTGGCGCTGCGCTCGCTCTATATCCGGCGCAGCCTTGTAATGCCGAAGGGTGAGCTGGCGCAGATCGCGCTTGGCCTCGCCATCCCGCTGATCATCATGGATCACGTGATCGGCACGCGCGTCGTCCACGAACTCTATAATTACGTCGATAATTACGAGACGATCGTCCGGCTGCTGTGGATCACCTCGCCGGGCAACGGCGTCCGTCAGGCTCTCGCGGTGGTGATCGTCTGGACGCACGGCTGTATCGGCCTGCATTACTGGCTGCGCTACCGCCCTTGGTATCAGGCCTTCTCGCCGCTGCTGCTGGCGCTTGCAATCCTGTTGCCGGTGCTGGCATTGCTCGGCTTCGTCGAGATGGGCCGGACGATCGCCGAGCCCGACTATGAAGGCCTCGTCGATACCGGCCGCTACCAGGAAAATCTGAACAGCCGTTACTATTCGGATCCGGACGCGCAGCGCCAGATCGCCATGATCCGGGCCGGTCTCTACGGCGGATTTTCGCTGGCTCTCCTGACTGTCGTGCTTGCCCGCAGCCGCCGCCGGTGGAAGGAAGCCACCGATCAGATCGCGGTCCACTATCCCGCCGGCGAAACGATCAAGGTGCCGCGTGGCTTCACCGTGCTGGAAGCAAGCCGCCTTGGCGGCGTGCCGCATTATTCGGTCTGCGGCGGCAAGGGGCAATGTTCCACCTGCCGCGTGCAGATCCTCAGCGATTACGAAGGCCTGCCGCCGCCCGACAAGATGGAGCAGACGACGCTGAAGCGGATCAATGCCGCACCCGACGTGCGCCTCGCCTGCCAGCTGCGCCCCAACCACGACCTGACCGTCGTACCGCTCCTGATCCCGGCGACGGAAGCCGCCCTTCCCGCCAATACCCAGGAAACGAGCCCTGGGCGGGAACGCGATATCGCCGTGCTCTTCTGCGATATGCGCAACTTCACGACGCTGACCGAACCGCGCCTGCCCTTCGACATCGTCTTCCTGCTGAACCGCTATTTCGCGCTGGTCGGCAAGGCCGTCGAACAGGCGGGTGGGCGCGTCGACAAGTTCATCGGTGACGGCGCAATGGCGCTGTTCGGCATCAACACCTCGCCGGAAGAAGGCTGCCGCCAGGCCTTGCGCGCGGCGGCAACGATCGCCGAAGAGATCGAGAAGCTCGGCGAGGAACTGGCGCATGAGCTTTCGATACCGCTGCATATCGCGATCGGCATCCACACTGGCCCCGCCGTCGTCGGTACGATGGGTTACGGGCGCGTGCGCAGCCTGACAGCCGTCGGCGACACCGTGAATGTGGCAAGCCGCCTTGAACATGCGGCCAAGGAATTCGATGCGGCCATCGTCATTTCGGAGCCGGTCGCGGAACTCGCCGGTGCCGATATGGAAGGTATCGAGAGCCATGAGATCAGCGTTCGCGGCCGAGCGCTGCCGCTCAAGGTCTACGTGATCTCCAAGGACAAGGCGGCGCAGCCGCTTCAAGGAAAAGCCTGA
- a CDS encoding NAD(P)/FAD-dependent oxidoreductase, with translation MHYEAIVIGGNFAGLSAAMQLARARRKILLIDAQKPRNRFSEASHGFLGQDGVAPAAIMAEGKRQLAAYPTVAFADGEAISASKTGDTFSVALKDGREFTASRLILATGVKDTLPDIPGLSERWGRTALHCPYCHGYEVRDRALGILGSHPFSVHAALLLPDWGPATYFSQGLFEPDADQRAQLAARGVTIENRPIVEFLGKAPELEAVRLQDGRVLPLSAIFVGPKVLMASPLAEQLGCAFDDAPLGPVIRLDDRKETTVKGVYAAGDATNPMHNATLASASGVLAGVHCHQSLALPVLH, from the coding sequence ATGCACTATGAAGCGATCGTCATCGGCGGCAATTTTGCCGGTCTCTCGGCTGCCATGCAGCTCGCCCGCGCCCGCCGCAAGATTCTGCTGATCGATGCGCAGAAGCCGCGAAACCGGTTCTCGGAAGCTTCCCACGGTTTCCTGGGGCAGGACGGCGTAGCGCCGGCCGCGATCATGGCGGAGGGAAAGCGCCAGCTCGCTGCCTATCCGACGGTTGCCTTCGCGGACGGCGAAGCGATCTCGGCATCAAAGACCGGCGACACGTTCTCGGTTGCCCTGAAAGATGGACGCGAATTCACCGCGAGCCGCCTGATCCTTGCGACCGGCGTGAAGGACACGCTGCCCGATATCCCCGGCCTTTCCGAACGATGGGGCCGCACCGCGCTGCATTGCCCCTATTGCCACGGCTACGAGGTGCGCGACCGCGCGCTCGGCATTCTCGGCAGCCATCCCTTCTCGGTGCATGCGGCGCTGCTTCTGCCCGATTGGGGACCGGCCACCTATTTCTCGCAAGGGCTCTTCGAGCCTGATGCCGACCAGCGCGCGCAGCTGGCCGCCCGCGGCGTCACCATCGAAAATAGGCCGATCGTGGAATTTCTCGGCAAAGCGCCGGAGCTAGAGGCCGTGCGTCTTCAGGATGGGCGCGTGCTGCCGCTTTCGGCAATCTTCGTCGGGCCGAAGGTCTTGATGGCAAGTCCGCTCGCCGAGCAATTGGGGTGCGCATTCGACGACGCCCCGCTCGGCCCGGTCATCCGCCTCGATGACCGCAAGGAGACGACGGTGAAGGGCGTCTATGCTGCGGGTGACGCCACGAACCCGATGCATAACGCGACGCTCGCCTCGGCCTCGGGTGTTCTTGCTGGGGTGCATTGCCACCAGTCGCTGGCGCTGCCGGTCCTGCACTAA
- a CDS encoding ABC transporter ATP-binding protein, giving the protein MPATPLEVENLSAGYGPTRVLEGVSFSVPAGARLAVLGRNGMGKTTLLATLAGQTKRYDGQIRLGSADVTAMPSAARAHQGLGYVPQARCIFPTLTVEENLFVGLKGRPKTAIEEAYQMFPRLKERRRNLGNQLSGGEQQMLSTARSILGRPSVLLLDEPLEGLAPVICEELMAAFAELAKTGDMTILLVEQRIQSALDFADQVIILERGRLAWNGAPKALSADHDAVERLLGVGGLH; this is encoded by the coding sequence ATGCCAGCCACGCCGCTTGAGGTGGAAAACCTGTCGGCCGGTTACGGGCCGACGCGCGTTCTCGAAGGCGTCTCCTTCTCGGTTCCGGCCGGCGCGCGCCTCGCCGTGCTCGGCCGCAACGGCATGGGCAAGACCACCCTACTTGCAACGCTTGCCGGACAGACGAAGCGCTATGACGGCCAGATCCGGCTAGGCTCCGCCGACGTCACGGCGATGCCGAGTGCCGCCCGCGCCCATCAGGGCCTCGGCTACGTGCCGCAGGCACGCTGCATCTTCCCGACGCTGACGGTGGAGGAAAACCTCTTCGTCGGCCTGAAGGGCCGGCCGAAGACGGCGATCGAGGAAGCCTACCAGATGTTCCCGCGTCTGAAGGAGCGCCGCCGCAATCTCGGCAACCAGCTCTCCGGCGGCGAACAGCAGATGCTCTCGACCGCCCGCAGCATCCTCGGCCGCCCCTCCGTGCTCCTGCTCGATGAACCGCTTGAGGGCCTGGCCCCCGTCATCTGCGAAGAACTGATGGCCGCCTTCGCCGAACTGGCAAAGACCGGCGACATGACGATCCTGCTCGTCGAGCAACGCATCCAGAGCGCCCTCGATTTCGCCGACCAGGTCATCATCCTCGAACGCGGACGGCTGGCCTGGAACGGCGCGCCGAAGGCGCTCTCGGCGGATCACGACGCTGTCGAACGGCTGCTCGGCGTCGGCGGCTTGCATTGA
- a CDS encoding ABC transporter ATP-binding protein, whose amino-acid sequence MSAPENSPISAVSAAGLELSYGDTRILKGIDFILERGQTLALLGPSGCGKTTLLRLVAGLLVPTKGSVAIAGQTVAAQNVFVPPERRGLGMVFQDYALWPHLTVGGNVSFPLEMRGVGKAERQERTMRALDKVGLAAYADRRPSDLSGGQQQRVAIARAIVAEPQLILFDEPLSNLDRELRENMVGELADLIATLGLTAIYVTHDHSEALTLADHVAVMRGGLIEQLASPDMLIERPATPEVADFLRLGCLAGIERRGAIWFFKGSDVALMPAEDGAARSARILIPTAGISAGEDTPERLSAEVLRSQFRGDGHLATVALAGLPSVELQVLSRLKLRPGERIGLAVDAAQIRWFQETADNSKQERLENV is encoded by the coding sequence ATGAGTGCCCCCGAAAATTCACCGATTTCCGCCGTTTCCGCGGCCGGGCTCGAATTGAGCTATGGGGATACCCGTATCCTCAAGGGCATCGACTTCATTCTCGAGCGCGGGCAGACTCTGGCGCTTCTCGGCCCTTCCGGCTGCGGCAAGACCACGCTGCTGCGGCTTGTTGCGGGTCTGCTGGTGCCGACCAAGGGCTCTGTCGCCATTGCTGGGCAGACGGTTGCGGCTCAGAATGTATTCGTTCCGCCGGAGCGCCGCGGCCTCGGCATGGTCTTCCAGGACTATGCGCTCTGGCCGCATCTGACGGTCGGCGGCAACGTTTCCTTCCCGCTTGAAATGCGCGGCGTCGGCAAGGCCGAGCGCCAGGAACGGACGATGCGGGCGCTCGACAAGGTCGGGCTTGCGGCCTACGCCGACCGGCGCCCGAGTGATCTCTCCGGCGGCCAGCAGCAACGCGTCGCAATCGCCCGCGCCATCGTTGCCGAACCGCAGCTAATCCTCTTCGACGAGCCGCTTTCGAACCTCGATCGCGAGCTGCGCGAAAACATGGTCGGCGAGCTCGCTGATCTGATTGCGACATTGGGCCTGACGGCGATCTACGTGACCCACGATCACAGCGAAGCGCTGACGCTTGCCGATCACGTTGCGGTGATGCGCGGCGGCCTGATCGAGCAGCTTGCATCGCCCGACATGCTGATCGAGCGCCCGGCGACGCCCGAGGTTGCCGACTTTTTGCGGCTTGGCTGTCTCGCTGGGATCGAGCGCCGCGGCGCGATCTGGTTCTTCAAAGGCAGCGACGTGGCGCTGATGCCGGCGGAAGACGGCGCGGCGCGGTCTGCCCGCATCCTGATCCCGACCGCCGGTATTTCGGCGGGCGAGGATACGCCGGAGCGGCTGAGCGCCGAAGTGCTGCGCTCGCAGTTTCGCGGCGACGGTCATCTGGCGACGGTTGCGCTTGCCGGTCTGCCCTCCGTCGAGCTGCAGGTGCTGAGCCGCCTGAAGCTGCGCCCCGGCGAACGCATCGGCCTTGCCGTCGATGCAGCACAGATCCGCTGGTTTCAAGAGACTGCCGATAATTCAAAACAGGAGAGACTAGAAAATGTTTAA
- a CDS encoding polysaccharide deacetylase family protein yields MSGNEAWEPLHNELARWQEAGRTAVFWWRDDDAFEPTVALDTLLDLANRYEVPVTLAVVPAKAGQPLARRLAGERNAAVAVHGWAHHNHASESEKKQELGHHRLAEAVLGELYHGFLHLKQLHEASFVPMLVPPWNRIDPLLIPKLSALGFENLSTYGPAADEEPIGILNTHVDIIDWHGTRGGRPDEELIAELVAELQSRFDGSDEPIGLLTHHLDHDVQAWGFCERLFKATAGNKAVAWKPAAALMKA; encoded by the coding sequence ATGAGCGGCAACGAAGCCTGGGAACCTCTTCACAACGAGTTGGCGCGCTGGCAGGAGGCCGGACGCACCGCGGTTTTCTGGTGGCGCGATGACGACGCCTTCGAGCCGACGGTCGCCCTCGATACGCTGCTCGATCTCGCCAATCGCTACGAGGTACCGGTGACGCTCGCCGTCGTTCCGGCGAAGGCCGGTCAGCCGCTCGCGCGCCGTCTCGCGGGCGAGCGTAACGCCGCCGTCGCCGTCCATGGCTGGGCGCATCACAATCATGCCAGCGAGAGCGAAAAGAAGCAGGAACTTGGGCATCACCGGCTGGCCGAGGCCGTGCTCGGCGAGCTCTACCACGGCTTCCTGCACCTGAAGCAGCTGCACGAGGCGTCCTTCGTGCCGATGCTGGTGCCGCCATGGAACCGCATCGACCCGCTGCTGATCCCCAAACTCTCGGCGCTCGGCTTCGAAAATCTCTCGACCTATGGCCCTGCCGCCGACGAAGAGCCGATCGGTATTCTCAATACCCATGTCGACATCATCGACTGGCACGGCACCCGTGGAGGCCGGCCGGATGAGGAGCTGATCGCGGAATTGGTGGCGGAGCTGCAGAGCCGCTTCGACGGAAGCGACGAGCCGATTGGCCTGCTGACCCATCACCTTGATCATGATGTTCAGGCCTGGGGCTTCTGCGAGCGCCTGTTCAAGGCAACTGCAGGCAATAAGGCCGTCGCCTGGAAGCCGGCGGCAGCGCTTATGAAAGCTTAG
- a CDS encoding FkbM family methyltransferase, giving the protein MAANPLLTKKYWMKRIRKLRNAAATRFFDTRFGRRLLIENIGPRILTMTVDAGDHHMTFSPSDYIGRKVFRKGHFERENVDRLLAVLRERGLLRKDSVLLELGGNIGTQTVYFALSGAYSRIVSVEPDPRNFPLLKTNIEQNRLETTVTAVNCAAGEASGEIDFFMNAANHGKSSAIRQSPTDIRISVPVRPVAAILGDLGLDQSTVGLVWMDIEGYEPVACRSMTELMGRRVPLYMEFTPLFYGPEQTRDFIMTLASHYEDCLVFFEEGEQQMKVRDLPGSIDQYDVLFLP; this is encoded by the coding sequence ATGGCCGCAAATCCGCTGCTGACGAAGAAATACTGGATGAAGCGGATCCGGAAGCTGCGCAATGCGGCTGCGACGCGCTTTTTCGATACCCGCTTCGGACGGCGGCTGCTGATCGAGAATATCGGGCCGCGCATTCTGACGATGACCGTCGATGCCGGTGACCACCACATGACCTTCTCGCCATCGGACTATATCGGCCGCAAGGTGTTCCGGAAGGGACATTTCGAGCGTGAGAATGTCGACCGGCTCCTTGCTGTGCTGCGCGAACGCGGCCTGTTGCGCAAGGACAGCGTGCTCCTGGAGCTCGGCGGCAATATCGGCACGCAGACCGTCTATTTCGCGCTGAGCGGCGCCTATTCGCGCATCGTCAGCGTCGAACCCGATCCACGCAACTTCCCGCTATTGAAGACCAATATCGAACAAAACCGGCTGGAGACGACGGTCACTGCGGTCAATTGCGCCGCAGGCGAGGCGTCTGGCGAGATCGATTTCTTCATGAATGCAGCCAATCACGGCAAGAGCAGCGCCATCCGGCAAAGCCCGACGGACATCAGGATCAGCGTACCCGTCAGGCCCGTTGCCGCCATTCTCGGCGATCTCGGGCTCGACCAGAGCACCGTCGGTCTCGTCTGGATGGACATCGAGGGCTATGAGCCCGTCGCGTGCCGGTCGATGACAGAGCTGATGGGCCGCCGCGTGCCTCTCTACATGGAGTTCACGCCGCTCTTCTACGGCCCGGAGCAGACCCGCGACTTCATCATGACGCTCGCCTCCCATTACGAGGATTGCCTCGTCTTTTTCGAGGAAGGCGAGCAGCAGATGAAGGTCCGCGATCTGCCCGGCTCTATCGATCAGTACGACGTGCTCTTCCTGCCTTAG
- a CDS encoding SDR family oxidoreductase → MSFPLFDLTGKRALITGSSQGIGYALALGLAEHGASVVINGRNAAKASEAAETIRGKGHHALSAAFDVTDAKAALSGIAYIEAEIGPIDILVNNAGMQFRTPLEDFPVEKWDELFKTNVSSIFYVSQPVAKAMIGRGRGKIINIASVQAELARPSIAPYTATKGAVKNLTRGMATDWAKHGLQVNAIAPGYFKTPLNQALVDDPKFSAWLEGRTPAGRWGNVEELVGASVFLASEASSFVNGHMLMVDGGITTSL, encoded by the coding sequence TTGTCCTTCCCGCTATTCGACCTTACCGGAAAACGCGCGCTGATCACCGGCTCCAGCCAGGGGATCGGCTATGCGCTGGCGCTCGGCCTTGCCGAGCATGGCGCTTCCGTCGTCATCAATGGGCGCAATGCCGCCAAGGCTTCAGAAGCAGCGGAGACGATCCGGGGCAAGGGGCATCATGCGCTGAGCGCGGCCTTTGACGTAACCGATGCGAAGGCTGCGTTGAGCGGCATCGCCTATATCGAAGCCGAGATCGGCCCGATCGATATCCTCGTCAACAATGCCGGCATGCAGTTCCGCACGCCGCTCGAGGACTTTCCGGTCGAGAAGTGGGACGAGCTGTTCAAGACCAATGTCTCCAGCATCTTCTATGTCAGCCAGCCGGTCGCCAAGGCGATGATCGGGCGCGGGCGTGGCAAGATCATCAATATCGCTTCGGTCCAGGCCGAGCTCGCCCGCCCGAGCATTGCGCCCTATACGGCGACCAAGGGCGCGGTGAAGAACCTGACGCGCGGCATGGCAACGGATTGGGCGAAACACGGGCTGCAGGTGAACGCGATCGCGCCCGGTTATTTCAAGACGCCGCTGAACCAGGCGCTGGTCGATGACCCCAAGTTTTCGGCCTGGCTGGAAGGCCGCACCCCGGCCGGGCGCTGGGGCAATGTCGAGGAACTGGTCGGCGCGTCCGTGTTCCTGGCCTCCGAAGCCTCGTCCTTCGTGAACGGCCATATGCTGATGGTCGATGGCGGGATTACCACCAGCCTTTAA